The stretch of DNA GATTAACAACAATATAGTCAATCTTTGCCGGATCAATAATCTGGCTGATTCGTTCTAATAATTCATCCGCAAAAGGAGCTTTTACGGTATCAATCAAACAAATTTTTTCATCAACAATCAGATAGGAGTTATAAGTAACGCCCCTTGGAGTTCCGAAACCATGAAAGTCTCTGGTATTCCAGTCTACAGCACCAACATAGTAAACACCTGCAGCTAATTGTATATTATTCATTTAAATTCCCCCTACTTGGCTAAATCAGGCGCTTGCAGTAAAACAGCGCGCGCTTCAGCAATAATACTTTCCACAATATCTTTTGCTGGTTCGATTTGTTTTAATGGTAACAGCGATTGCCCAGCTTGAACCATTCCATTTTCTATATCGCCGTCAACAGCGGCTAAGCGGTTCGTGCCTGTCGCAAGTTTAATTAATTCTTCTTCAGGCGTTCCTTTTTTCTCAAGCTCAACAAAATTCAATGAGAATTTATTCTTAACACCACGCACAGCATGACCAATTGTTTGGCCTGTTACAATCGTATCGGTATCTACCGCTTCAATCAATTTTTGTTTAAACTTGGGATGAGCAGCACATTCTACAGCTAATAAGAATTTTGTACCCATCTGAACACCAGCTGCGCCCATAACTAAGGCTGCTGCCAGCCCGCGTCCATCCGCAAAACCTCCGGCAACAATAACTGGTATTCTAAGTTCCGGAATAACCTGTGTCATAAGTGCCATCGTTGTTAACACACCGATGTGCCCACCAGCTTCCATACCTTCGACAACGACTGCATCAGCACCAGAGTTTTGCACTCGCTTGGCCAGCTTAACATTTGGTACAACTGGTATTTTCTTAACTCCAGCTTGATCGAATTTTTCAAAGAAAGGCACTGGATTTCCTGCACCTAATGTAACAAAAGCTACTTTTTCTTCGCAAATAATATCAACAACTTCATCCTTGTTTGGAGCCATAAGCATTACATTGACGCCAAAAGGCTTATTGGTGAGTGATTTTGCCAGACGAATCTGCTCACGCACATAAGCTCCATCACGACCGCCAGTTGCAATCACTCCAGCACCACCAGCTTCAGATACTGCTGCCGCCAGTTTACCGTCTGAGATCCAAGCCATACCGCCTTGTATAATTGGATATTTAATATTTAATAGTGATGTCAATTTAGTATTCATGACTATTTCTCCTTTAATAAAATATATTCTTTATGTGTGAAATTTTACAACAACCATCTGTATTCCTGCAATGTTTTTGTTAACTTTTAGTAAGTTAACATTTTATTTAGTTTTTGGGGGCATTAATATAAAAATCTTCTTTACAATCGTGGGCAAGCGATTTATAATGAAAAACTGTACAATGCAGAAAAACAATGGCGTAATATGTACAAATCCTAAGAAATTCCTGCATTTCCCGGTAAAAATCGCAAATTCGGATGATTATAGGCAAAATTTTATGCCTTCACTACTTAGACTTGATTGAAAAGGGGCGATGTGATGAAAATAATCGGTAAACACCTAATTGTTGATATGTATGGCTGTGGTTTTGAAGCTTTAGATAATTTAGATTTCATTAAAAATGCCATGCTTACAGCTGTAAAAGAAGCAAATATGACTCTATTGGATTTTTCATCTTTTAAATTCGAACCGCAAGGGTTAACTGCATTAGCTCTATTAGCTGAAAGCCATATGAGTATTCATACCTATCCTGAACTAGGTTATGCAGCCATTGATGTGTTTACCTGTGGAGATCATAGCCGCCCA from Sporomusaceae bacterium FL31 encodes:
- the fabK gene encoding 2-nitropropane dioxygenase, with the protein product MNTKLTSLLNIKYPIIQGGMAWISDGKLAAAVSEAGGAGVIATGGRDGAYVREQIRLAKSLTNKPFGVNVMLMAPNKDEVVDIICEEKVAFVTLGAGNPVPFFEKFDQAGVKKIPVVPNVKLAKRVQNSGADAVVVEGMEAGGHIGVLTTMALMTQVIPELRIPVIVAGGFADGRGLAAALVMGAAGVQMGTKFLLAVECAAHPKFKQKLIEAVDTDTIVTGQTIGHAVRGVKNKFSLNFVELEKKGTPEEELIKLATGTNRLAAVDGDIENGMVQAGQSLLPLKQIEPAKDIVESIIAEARAVLLQAPDLAK
- the speH gene encoding S-adenosylmethionine decarboxylase proenzyme; the protein is MKIIGKHLIVDMYGCGFEALDNLDFIKNAMLTAVKEANMTLLDFSSFKFEPQGLTALALLAESHMSIHTYPELGYAAIDVFTCGDHSRPDKAVAVLKRFLKPEKIKTTNIKRGDFGSEKDMKPKIKISVAPLRRIRNTGARMMKLLSRKK